The stretch of DNA ATTTGAAGACCGCTCTAATGAAGGTTGATTGCGAAGTCTGAGCATAGACATAGGATTGCTAAACATCAGCTTTAAGTTGATCGCCTACAGATTGGAATCGAATCATGTTAAGTCCCAGAAGAACTAAATTTAGAAAGCAACAGCGCGGTCGAATGCGCGGTATGGCGACTAAAGGGAATACGCTCAACTTCGGTGATTTCGGGTTGCAAGCGTTGGAACCCTCTTGGATTACCTCCCGCCAAATTGAGGCTAGTCGTCGAGCCATGACTCGCTACATTCGCCGGGGCGGTAAAATCTGGATTCGGATTTTCCCTGATAAGCCTGTAACGATGCGTCCTGCTGAAACCCGGATGGGTTCTGGTAAAGGTAACCCTGAATTTTGGGTGGCTGTTGTGAAGCCAGGTCGAATCTTATTTGAGATTGGTGGGGTGCCAGAAGCAACCGCTCGTGAGGCGATGCGCTTGGCTTCCTTCAAGCTACCTATTAAGACTAAAGTAATTGTTCGTGAAGTAGCGGCAGAAGCAGAAGCGCCCGCTCAGGAGTCCTAGGCTATGTCTCTTCCTAAGATTGATGAGGTAAGAAACCTCAGTGATGAAGAACTCAATGACAGAATTCTGGCTGTAAAGCGTCAGTTGTTTGAATTGCGCATGCAAAAAGCAACTCGACAGTTGGATAAGTCACATCAGTTTAAGCATGCTCGGCACCAGCTGGCTCAACTTATGACAGTGGAAAGAGCGCGCCAGATAGCTGCATCCTCAACCACGCAGTCAGCCACAGAACAGGAGTAGGCAATCAATGGCAGTTAAAGAAAGAGTTGGCTTGGTTGTCAGCGACAAAATGGACAAGACAGTAGTCGTGGCGGTAGAGAATAGAGCACCTCACTCCAAATACGGCAAGATCATGGTACGCACCAAGCGTTACAAAGCCCATGATGAAGAGAACAAATGTCATGTGGGCGATCGCGTCCGCATTCGTGAAACTCGACCTCTCAGCCGCACCAAGCGCTGGATTGTCAGTGACATCCTTAATAGTGCTTCACAAGTCTAGAACCAGGGAGACCAGACGTGATTCAACAAGAGTCTTACCTTAATGTGGCTGACAATAGCGGTGCGCGCAAACTGATGTGTATCCGCGTTTTAGGGGGTAACCGCCGTTACGGTGGTGTTGGCGATGTCATTATCGCTGTCGTTAAGGATGCAATTCCTAACATGGGAGTCAAAAAGTCCGATGTAGTTCGAGCTGTGATTGTTCGAACCAAGAAAGGACTGAGACGCGATAGCGGCATGAGCATTCGCTTTGATGATAATGCAGCTGTCATTATTAACGCTGACGGCAACCCCAGGGGAACTCGCGTATTTGGCCCCGTAGCCCGTGAACTACGCGACAAAAACTTTACCAAAATTGTTTCTCTGGCTCCGGAGGTGCTGTAATGGCAAGCAAAAATCAAGTAACCACGCCAGTTCGTCACAGAATGCATGTGAAGAAAGGCGACACAGTTCAAATTATCGCTGGCAAAGAGAAAGGAACGATTGGTGAAGTCTTAAAGACCTATCCCAAGCTCAGCAAGGTGGTGGTTCAAGGGGTCAACGTCAAGACCAAGCACGTTAAGCCTCAGCAAGAAGGTGAATCAGGCCGAATTGTGACGACTGAAGCCCCCATCCATAGCTCTAACGTCATGCTCTATTCGACCAAGCAAAAAGTTGCTAGCCGCATCTGCTATACCTTTGACGACAGCGGTCGTAAAGTACGGATGCTCAAGAAAACTGGCGAGATTATTGACTAGATAGAGTCAAGTTTTAACTCCAGGTAAATCACTAGGCTTCATTTCCCTGACAAAGCCCAGGGGCAAAGGACGAAATCATGGCGGGAAAGCTAAAAACCACTTATCAAGAACAAATCGTACCGAAGTTGATGGATCAGTTTGGTTATACAAACATCCATCAAGTGCCGAAACTAGTGAAAGTCACTATTAACCGCGGTCTGGGAGAAGCTTCTCAAAATGCGAAAGCACTTGAGGCTTCTGTCAATGAAGTCGCAGTCATTACAGGTCAAAAGCCAGTTGTGACGAGAGCCAAGAAGGCGATCGCTGGTTTCAAAATTCGCGAAGGAATGCCTGTCGGTGTCATGGTTACCCTACGGGGCGATCGCATGTATTCCTTCCTAGAACGGCTTATTAATCTGTCACTGCCCCGAATTCGTGACTTTCGTGGCATTAGTCCCAAGAGTTTTGATGGTCGTGGTAACTACACTCTGGGCGTGCGCGAGCAACTCATCTTCCCAGAGATTAGCTATGACAGCATCGATCAGATTCGTGGGATGGATATTTCAATCATTACAACTGCAAACAATGATGAGGAGGGCCGCGCCTTACTGAAAGAAATGGGAATGCCCTTTCGGGA from Trichocoleus desertorum ATA4-8-CV12 encodes:
- the rplP gene encoding 50S ribosomal protein L16 — protein: MLSPRRTKFRKQQRGRMRGMATKGNTLNFGDFGLQALEPSWITSRQIEASRRAMTRYIRRGGKIWIRIFPDKPVTMRPAETRMGSGKGNPEFWVAVVKPGRILFEIGGVPEATAREAMRLASFKLPIKTKVIVREVAAEAEAPAQES
- the rplN gene encoding 50S ribosomal protein L14, which produces MIQQESYLNVADNSGARKLMCIRVLGGNRRYGGVGDVIIAVVKDAIPNMGVKKSDVVRAVIVRTKKGLRRDSGMSIRFDDNAAVIINADGNPRGTRVFGPVARELRDKNFTKIVSLAPEVL
- the rpmC gene encoding 50S ribosomal protein L29, with product MSLPKIDEVRNLSDEELNDRILAVKRQLFELRMQKATRQLDKSHQFKHARHQLAQLMTVERARQIAASSTTQSATEQE
- the rplE gene encoding 50S ribosomal protein L5, which translates into the protein MAGKLKTTYQEQIVPKLMDQFGYTNIHQVPKLVKVTINRGLGEASQNAKALEASVNEVAVITGQKPVVTRAKKAIAGFKIREGMPVGVMVTLRGDRMYSFLERLINLSLPRIRDFRGISPKSFDGRGNYTLGVREQLIFPEISYDSIDQIRGMDISIITTANNDEEGRALLKEMGMPFRE
- the rplX gene encoding 50S ribosomal protein L24 → MASKNQVTTPVRHRMHVKKGDTVQIIAGKEKGTIGEVLKTYPKLSKVVVQGVNVKTKHVKPQQEGESGRIVTTEAPIHSSNVMLYSTKQKVASRICYTFDDSGRKVRMLKKTGEIID
- the rpsQ gene encoding 30S ribosomal protein S17, whose product is MAVKERVGLVVSDKMDKTVVVAVENRAPHSKYGKIMVRTKRYKAHDEENKCHVGDRVRIRETRPLSRTKRWIVSDILNSASQV